From Solea senegalensis isolate Sse05_10M linkage group LG19, IFAPA_SoseM_1, whole genome shotgun sequence, the proteins below share one genomic window:
- the LOC122785819 gene encoding protein Hook homolog 2-like isoform X2, with the protein MSVDKAELCDSLFTWLQTFQVPSCSSKHDLMSGVAIAHVLHRIDSSWFNVTWLGRIKEESGANWRLKVSNLKKILKSMMEYYHDVLGHQVSDEHLPDVNLIGEMGDVTELGKLVQLVLGCAVSCEKKQEQIQQIMTLEESVQHVVMTAIQELLSKEPSSEPGSPETYGDFDHQSRKYYFLSEEADGKEDLSQRCQNLEHQLSVALEEKLTLQAETRALKEKLSRRDSLDTTTTSITGKKLLLLQSQMEQLQEENYRLENSRDDLRLREEILEREVTDLQLRNEELTSLAQEAQSLKDEMDILRHSSNRVNQLETLVETYKRKLEDLGDLRRQVRLLEERNTVYMQRTCELEEELRRANAVRNQLDTYKRQAHELHTKHSAEAMKAEKWQFEYKNLHDKYDALLKEKERLISERDTLRETNDELRCAQVQQRCLSGAGGLCDTDVPVGNLAAEIMPTELKETVVRLQSENKMLCVQEESYSQKLVEVQAELEEAQRSRNTLETQNRLNQQQISELRAQIEELQKALQEQDSKNEDSSLLKKKLEEHLEKLHEAHSDLQKKREVIDDLEPKVDGNMAKKIDELQESLRKKDEDMKQMEERYKRYVEKARTVIKTLDPKQQPVTGAPDIQALKNQLTEKERRIHHLEHDYEKSRVRHDQEEKLIISAWYNMGMALHQKVTGERVGPSNQAMSFLAQQRQSTNARRGLIRNHPR; encoded by the exons ATGAGTGTGGATAAAGCAGAGCTCTGTGACTCACTGTTTACTTGG TTGCAGACGTTTCAGGTGCCGTCATGCAGCAGCAAGCACGACTTGATGAGCGGTGTGGCCATTGCTCATGTGCTGCACAGAAT AGACTCCTCCTGGTTTAATGTGACATGGTTGGGCAGGATCAAGGAGGAGAGCGGGGCCAACTGGCGCCTCAAG GTCAGCAACTTGAAGAAGATTCTGAAGAGTATGATGGAGTATTATCATGAT GTGCTCGGTCATCAGGTGTCAGATGAGCACTTGCCAGATGTTAACCTCATAGGAGAGATGGGCGATGTGACTGAGCTGGGAAAGCTGGTACAGCTTGTACTGGGCTGTGCTGTTAGTTGTGAGAAAAAACAAG aacaaatacaacaaataatgACACTTGAGGAATCAGTCCAGCATGTTGTGATGACAGCGATCCAGGAG CTCTTATCAAAGGAACCTTCATCTGAACCAGGGAGCCCAGAGACCTACGGAGACTTTGACCACCAG TCCAGGAAGTACTATTTCCTGAGTGAGGAGGCAGATGGGAAGGAGGACCTGAGTCAGCGCTGCCAAAACCTGGAACATCAG TTGTCCGTGGCACTGGAGGAGAAATTGACCCTACAAGCAGAGACTCGCGCCCTGAAGGAAAAGCTGAGCCGCCGTGACTCCCTggacaccaccaccacttcCATCACCGgcaaaaagctgctgctgctgcagagtcaGATGGAGCAGTTGCAAGAAGAGAATtatag ACTGGAGAATAGCAGAGATGACTTGCGTCTGCGAGAAGAGATTTTGGAGCGGGAGGTGACCGACCTGCAGCTGCGTAATGAAGAGTTGACCAGCCTAGCGCAGGAGGCCCAGTCCCTCAAAGACGAGATGGACATTCTCAG GCACTCGTCTAATCGAGTGAACCAGCTCGAAACACTGGTGGAGACGTATAAACGGAAGCTGGAGGATCTGGGAGACCTGCGAAGACAGGTGCGCCTCCTGGAGGAGCGCAATACTGTGTACATGCAGCGTACCtgtgagctggaggaggagctcCGCCGGGCGAACGCAGTCCGCAACCAGCTGGACACCTACAAGAGACAG GCTCATGAGCTTCACACCAAGCACTCAGCAGAGGCCATGAAAGCTGAGAAGTGGCAGTTTGAGTACAAGAACCTTCACGACAAGTATGATGCACTgctgaaagagaaagaa cGTCTGATCTCGGAGAGAGATACGCTTCGGGAGACAAATGATGAGCTCAGGTGTGCACAAGTCCAGCAGAGGTGCCTCAGTGGAGCAG gAGGCTTGTGTGACACTGACGTCCCTGTTGGGAACCTTGCTGCAGAGATCATGCCCACTGAGCTCAA GGAGACCGTTGTGCGCCTTCAGAGTGAAAACAAGATGTTGTGTGTCCAGGAGGAGAGCTACAGCCAGAAACTGGTGGAGGTGCAGGCCGAGCTGGAGGAAGCTCAGCGCAGCAGGAACACTCTGGAAACTCAGAACAG GTTGAACCAGCAGCAGATCTCAGAGCTGCGTGCTCAGATCGAGGAGCTCCAGAAAGCACTGCAGGAGCAGGACAGCAAGAATGAAGAT tcctcCTTATTGAAGAAGAAGCTTGAGGAACATTT GGAGAAGCTCCATGAAGCTCACTCAGATCtccaaaagaaaagagaggtcATCGATGACCTCGAGCCCAAAGTGGACGGCAACA TGGCGAAGAAGATTGATGAACTCCAGGAGAGCTTGCGTAAAAAGGACGAGGACATGAAGCAGATGGAGGAGCGATACAAGCGCTATGTGGAGAAGGCAAGAACG GTGATCAAAACCCTGGATCCCAAGCAGCAGCCGGTGACTGGTGCTCCTGACATTCAAGCTCTCAAGAACCAGCTGAcggagaaggaaagaaggatCCACCACCTGGAG CACGACTATGAGAAGAGCAGAGTCCGACACGATCAAGAGGAGAAGCTCATCATCAGTGCATGGTACAACATG GGTATGGCATTGCATCAGAAAGTGACCGGCGAGCGAGTGGGACCCTCTAACCAGGCCATGTCCTTCCTCGCCCAGCAGAGACAGTCCACCAACGCCAGGAGAGGACTGATTCGAAATCACCCAAGATAA
- the LOC122785819 gene encoding protein Hook homolog 2-like isoform X1: protein MSVDKAELCDSLFTWLQTFQVPSCSSKHDLMSGVAIAHVLHRIDSSWFNVTWLGRIKEESGANWRLKVSNLKKILKSMMEYYHDVLGHQVSDEHLPDVNLIGEMGDVTELGKLVQLVLGCAVSCEKKQEQIQQIMTLEESVQHVVMTAIQELLSKEPSSEPGSPETYGDFDHQSRKYYFLSEEADGKEDLSQRCQNLEHQLSVALEEKLTLQAETRALKEKLSRRDSLDTTTTSITGKKLLLLQSQMEQLQEENYRLENSRDDLRLREEILEREVTDLQLRNEELTSLAQEAQSLKDEMDILRHSSNRVNQLETLVETYKRKLEDLGDLRRQVRLLEERNTVYMQRTCELEEELRRANAVRNQLDTYKRQAHELHTKHSAEAMKAEKWQFEYKNLHDKYDALLKEKERLISERDTLRETNDELRCAQVQQRCLSGAGGLCDTDVPVGNLAAEIMPTELKETVVRLQSENKMLCVQEESYSQKLVEVQAELEEAQRSRNTLETQNRLNQQQISELRAQIEELQKALQEQDSKNEDAISSLLKKKLEEHLEKLHEAHSDLQKKREVIDDLEPKVDGNMAKKIDELQESLRKKDEDMKQMEERYKRYVEKARTVIKTLDPKQQPVTGAPDIQALKNQLTEKERRIHHLEHDYEKSRVRHDQEEKLIISAWYNMGMALHQKVTGERVGPSNQAMSFLAQQRQSTNARRGLIRNHPR from the exons ATGAGTGTGGATAAAGCAGAGCTCTGTGACTCACTGTTTACTTGG TTGCAGACGTTTCAGGTGCCGTCATGCAGCAGCAAGCACGACTTGATGAGCGGTGTGGCCATTGCTCATGTGCTGCACAGAAT AGACTCCTCCTGGTTTAATGTGACATGGTTGGGCAGGATCAAGGAGGAGAGCGGGGCCAACTGGCGCCTCAAG GTCAGCAACTTGAAGAAGATTCTGAAGAGTATGATGGAGTATTATCATGAT GTGCTCGGTCATCAGGTGTCAGATGAGCACTTGCCAGATGTTAACCTCATAGGAGAGATGGGCGATGTGACTGAGCTGGGAAAGCTGGTACAGCTTGTACTGGGCTGTGCTGTTAGTTGTGAGAAAAAACAAG aacaaatacaacaaataatgACACTTGAGGAATCAGTCCAGCATGTTGTGATGACAGCGATCCAGGAG CTCTTATCAAAGGAACCTTCATCTGAACCAGGGAGCCCAGAGACCTACGGAGACTTTGACCACCAG TCCAGGAAGTACTATTTCCTGAGTGAGGAGGCAGATGGGAAGGAGGACCTGAGTCAGCGCTGCCAAAACCTGGAACATCAG TTGTCCGTGGCACTGGAGGAGAAATTGACCCTACAAGCAGAGACTCGCGCCCTGAAGGAAAAGCTGAGCCGCCGTGACTCCCTggacaccaccaccacttcCATCACCGgcaaaaagctgctgctgctgcagagtcaGATGGAGCAGTTGCAAGAAGAGAATtatag ACTGGAGAATAGCAGAGATGACTTGCGTCTGCGAGAAGAGATTTTGGAGCGGGAGGTGACCGACCTGCAGCTGCGTAATGAAGAGTTGACCAGCCTAGCGCAGGAGGCCCAGTCCCTCAAAGACGAGATGGACATTCTCAG GCACTCGTCTAATCGAGTGAACCAGCTCGAAACACTGGTGGAGACGTATAAACGGAAGCTGGAGGATCTGGGAGACCTGCGAAGACAGGTGCGCCTCCTGGAGGAGCGCAATACTGTGTACATGCAGCGTACCtgtgagctggaggaggagctcCGCCGGGCGAACGCAGTCCGCAACCAGCTGGACACCTACAAGAGACAG GCTCATGAGCTTCACACCAAGCACTCAGCAGAGGCCATGAAAGCTGAGAAGTGGCAGTTTGAGTACAAGAACCTTCACGACAAGTATGATGCACTgctgaaagagaaagaa cGTCTGATCTCGGAGAGAGATACGCTTCGGGAGACAAATGATGAGCTCAGGTGTGCACAAGTCCAGCAGAGGTGCCTCAGTGGAGCAG gAGGCTTGTGTGACACTGACGTCCCTGTTGGGAACCTTGCTGCAGAGATCATGCCCACTGAGCTCAA GGAGACCGTTGTGCGCCTTCAGAGTGAAAACAAGATGTTGTGTGTCCAGGAGGAGAGCTACAGCCAGAAACTGGTGGAGGTGCAGGCCGAGCTGGAGGAAGCTCAGCGCAGCAGGAACACTCTGGAAACTCAGAACAG GTTGAACCAGCAGCAGATCTCAGAGCTGCGTGCTCAGATCGAGGAGCTCCAGAAAGCACTGCAGGAGCAGGACAGCAAGAATGAAGAT GCTATC tcctcCTTATTGAAGAAGAAGCTTGAGGAACATTT GGAGAAGCTCCATGAAGCTCACTCAGATCtccaaaagaaaagagaggtcATCGATGACCTCGAGCCCAAAGTGGACGGCAACA TGGCGAAGAAGATTGATGAACTCCAGGAGAGCTTGCGTAAAAAGGACGAGGACATGAAGCAGATGGAGGAGCGATACAAGCGCTATGTGGAGAAGGCAAGAACG GTGATCAAAACCCTGGATCCCAAGCAGCAGCCGGTGACTGGTGCTCCTGACATTCAAGCTCTCAAGAACCAGCTGAcggagaaggaaagaaggatCCACCACCTGGAG CACGACTATGAGAAGAGCAGAGTCCGACACGATCAAGAGGAGAAGCTCATCATCAGTGCATGGTACAACATG GGTATGGCATTGCATCAGAAAGTGACCGGCGAGCGAGTGGGACCCTCTAACCAGGCCATGTCCTTCCTCGCCCAGCAGAGACAGTCCACCAACGCCAGGAGAGGACTGATTCGAAATCACCCAAGATAA